From one Triticum urartu cultivar G1812 chromosome 3, Tu2.1, whole genome shotgun sequence genomic stretch:
- the LOC125547951 gene encoding 7-deoxyloganetin glucosyltransferase-like — protein MAAEMPPQPHAVCLPYPAQGHIAPMLNVAKLLHARGFHVTFVNSEYNHARLVRTRGAAAMAGGAGFRFATIPDGMQAPSSGEDDDVTQDIPSLCKSTTETCLGPFRRLLAELNAAGDRPPVTCVVSDLIMGFSMDAAKELGLPYVQLWTASTVSYLGYRHYRLLIDRGIAPLKDMNQLTDGYLDMPVEDVPGLRSMRLRDFPTFIRTTDLDEFMVRYAIKETERAAGATAVILNSFGDLEGEAVEAMEPLLGDGNGKPKVYTVGPLSLLAPRSTSSTIGSLSLWKEQEECLQWLQGKEPASVVYVNFGSIVVMTNEQLVEFAWGLANSGHHFMWVIRPDLVRGDSAVLPPEFLMETAGRRLMASWCPQQEVLDHPAVGAFLTHSGWNSTLESMCGGVPVISWPFFGDQQTNCRYQCKEWGVGMEIDNNVQRDAVTGLIAELMDGEKGKQMRKRAEEWQEKAIMAAKPGGSSHRNFDELVRDVLLPKTGDSAHGVTRD, from the exons ATGGCCGCGGAGATGCCACCCCAGCCCCACGCCGTGTGCCTGCCGTACCCGGCGCAGGGCCACATCGCCCCCATGCTCAACGTCGCCAAGCTGCTCCACGCCCGCGGCTTCCACGTCACCTTCGTCAACTCCGAGTACAACCACGCCCGCCTCGTCCGCACGCGTGGCGCAgccgccatggccggcggcgcgGGCTTCCGCTTCGCCACCATCCCGGACGGCATGCAGGCGCCGTCCAGCGGCGAAGATGACGATGTCACCCAGGACATCCCGTCGCTCTGCAAGTCCACCACGGAGACCTGCCTCGGGCCCttccgccgcctcctcgccgagCTCAACGCGGCGGGGGACCGCCCTCCCGTCACCTGCGTCGTCTCTGACCTCATCATGGGCTTCTCCATGGACGCGGCCAAGGAGCTTGGCCTCCCCTACGTCCAGCTCTGGACGGCCAGTACTGTCAGCTACCTCGGGTACAGACATTACCGCCTCCTCATCGACCGTGGCATCGCCCCACTTAAAG ATATGAACCAGTTGACGGATGGATACCTTGACATGCCGGTGGAAGACGTCCCGGGCCTGAGGAGCATGAGGCTCAGGGACTTCCCGACCTTCATACGCACAACAGACCTGGATGAGTTCATGGTGCGTTACGCCATCAAGGAGACAGAGCGCGCAGCCGGCGCAACGGCCGTGATCCTCAACAGCTTCGGCGACCTAGAGGGCGAGGCGGTGGAGGCCATGGAACCGCTCCTCGGCGACGGCAACGGCAAGCCCAAGGTGTACACGGTCGGCCCGCTGAGTCTGCTCGCGCCGCGCTCCACGAGCAGTACCATCGGTAGCCTCAGCCTGTGGAAGGAGCAGGAGGAGTGCCTCCAGTGGCTCCAAGGCAAGGAGCCCGCCTCCGTCGTGTACGTCAACTTCGGGAGCATCGTCGTCATGACCAACGAGCAACTGGTGGAGTTCGCGTGGGGGCTAGCCAACAGCGGCCATCACTTCATGTGGGTCATTCGCCCCGACCTCGTGAGGGGCGACTCCGCGGTGCTTCCCCCGGAGTTCTTGATGGAGACGGCGGGGCGCAGGCTCATGGCCTCCTGGTGCCCGCAGCAGGAGGTGCTGGACCATCCGGCGGTGGGCGCATTCCTGACGCACAGTGGCTGGAACTCGACACTGGAGAGCATGTGCGGCGGCGTGCCCGTCATCAGCTGGCCCTTCTTCGGCGACCAGCAGACCAACTGCAGGTACCAGTGCAAAGAGTGGGGCGTCGGCATGGAGATCGACAACAACGTCCAGCGCGATGCCGTCACGGGCCTCATCGCGGAGCTCATGGACGGGGAGAAGGGCAAGCAGATGAGGAAGAGGGCGGAGGAGTGGCAGGAGAAGGCTATCATGGCGGCCAAACCTGGCGGTTCGTCCCACCGCAATTTCGACGAGTTGGTTCGGGATGTACTCTTGCCCAAGACCGGCGACTCTGCACACGGTGTCACGCGGGATTAA